The Marivirga tractuosa DSM 4126 genome contains the following window.
AAGAAGAGTTAGTTTGGAAACCTGATCCTGATAAATGGTCTATAGCTGAATGTTTACAACACATCATCATAGCCAATTCTACCTACATAAAAGACATTGAAAAGCGGTTGCAGAAAGCAGAAGTTAAGACTATAGAATACCCTATCAATTTCTCTATCACAGGGAAATTATTTCTATATGCAGTTGATCCAAAATATAAATGGAAAGTCCCTGCGCCTAAGATTTTCAAGCCAGTAAAAGAAAATAAAGTAGAGAAAGGTCATGAAACCCTTAAAGAATTTTTAAAATTGCAGGATGAAATCATTGGTGTTTCATTGAAAGCTTGTGCTTATGATCATCAGCATGTACATACTTATAGCCCCTTGAGTAAATTATTAAGATTCAATGTGGGCGAACAATTGTATATTATGATGCGGCATACTAAGCGTCATATAAATCAGGCAAAAAGAGTGAAAAATCAATTACCAAAAACTGTAGTTTAATGGAGGAAATTATTAGAAATTCAAATCGTGCACCTTTACCTGTAGGTTTATATCCGCACGCCCGTAAAGTAGGAGATTTATTGTTTTTATCAGGCGTAGGTCCACGTAAAAAAGACAGCAACACGATTCCTGGAGTAGAATTAGATGAAAAGGGGGAGATTAAGAGCTATGACATAGAAACCCAATGTAAATCAGTTTTTGAGAATGTTAGAATGATTTTGGAAGATTGTGGGAGTAGCTGGGATAAGTTAGTTGACGTTCAGGTTTTTCTCACCAACATGAAAGATGATTTTTCTACTTTCAATAAGGTTTATGCTGAATGTTTTAAAGATATTCAGCCTTGCAGGACTACAGTGGAAATTAATGCTTTACCAACGCCCATAGCAATTGAATTAAAGTGTGTGGCTGAGTTGTGATTAAGTATCACTGGGAAGTTCAATCTTTTCATAGAAATTATGAATCCATAGAATCAGCACTCCAAATGTGATCGCTGAAACCACCAGAATATCATTTAATATTCCATCTGTACTAAAGGATATTTTGATCAAAATAGTAGAAATCACAAAGCCTGAATTTCTAATTACGGATCTAAAACTGGATGTGTGAGTGTAGGAAATCAAGAGCAGCAATACATCGCTTAAAATTAGAATCGTAAAAAACTCATCAAAGAAGATATTGTTGGTGTTTTTAATTGAATCAATTCGATGTGAAGCAGAAAAAAATACTTCATAGAAATAATCTCCAAAGCTGTAAACAGCTAATCCAAATAAAAAAGGGATTAGAAGAACGGAAAATCTTTTCTTTGTTTCAATAAATCTTTGAGTTTGTTCTCTTTTTGAAAGCTCCTTTTTTTGAGCTGATGTCCTTTTAGTATTGAGATAGTAGAAAATGAATATTAGTGCGAAAATTATTATAGAAGTTCCAATGTCGTAAGTGAATTGGAGATCATCTTTACTGCTGAACCAACTACTTTCTAAATCTAATTGAGCTAAATCCTTAAATAGTCTTCTAATTAAGACAAGCAGAATTATTTCATACTGTTTCCCAATATAAATTGTAATTGATTTGGGAAGAAAATATACTAATAAATAGACCTCATACACTAGAATAAAGGAGAATGGTGTATAGATAGCTGCAATCGGATTATCTAAAAGACTGCTAGAATTTACTGATTCAAATATATCGAGCTTGTTTAAAATGATTAGGGAGAGATGAATGAAAAAACCAGCTATAGCAATAATTATGATAACTTTTTCGCTTCTTTCTTTCATTTTTTCTGAAAGTAAACGCTGATAAAGCTGCTCCCAGAATTTAGATATTGCTTTAGCCATATTAATCATTTCATGCAGTAACTATAAAAAAGACAAATCGTTTGAAGTGAAGGGGTTGCTTATTAACTATTGAGTCCTTTTGTGGCTTCAAATACTTTAAGATTCTGAAGAAAAGTATCTTCCCGTTAAACTTTTACACTTTTAAGCAGTTCACTTTAATGTACCGACATAGAAAAATCTAATGAAGTATATCTTAATTTTAGTAGTATCCTTAGTATTTATTAATCCTGTTTTTTGTCAAAATGCAACAGTGGAGGGAATAGTGTCAGATCCCGATTCTGGAAAGGTTATTCCCTTTGCGCAAGTCGCTTTCTATCAAGAAAATTCAAGTTCACCAGTAACAGGAGCCACCACGGCCAGTGATGGTAGCTTTAATATTCCTATTGAAGCGGGTGAATATAGAATGGTGGTGTCCTTTGTTGGGTATCAAGATTTCGAAAAGCAAGTCTCAATACCTACATCTGGTTTGGATATTGGTGAAATTGGTCTTTCAATAGAAGAAGAAATAATGGAAGAAGTAGTGGTGAAAGGAAATGAGCGAAAGACACCTGTTATGGCCACAATGGAGGGGATGACTATCAAACCTGATCAAACCATTGCTAATATAGGAGGAACATTATTAGATATACTAAGAAATACACCTTCTGTAAATGTTTCTGATGATGGTAGCGTTTCCTTGCGAGGCAGTGGAAGCACAAATGTGCTGATTGATGGAAGAAATTCGGCTTTAGCTACTGATTTAGAGCAAATACCTGCCAGTGCGATAGAAGAAGTTGAAATCATTAATAATCCCAATGCCAAATATGACGCATCCTCTGATGGTGGTGTAATCAACATCAAGCTTAAACGAGGCGAAGAATTAGGGACTAACGCTAGAGCTGAAATTACTATGGGTACACGAATGCGTACCAATGCTAATGTTAGTGCTTCAAGAAGGACTACAAAATTTGCTTTTTATGGAGGTTATAGCTTTAGACAATGGCCTAGAGTAGGAAGTAGGGAGACAGAAAGAATAAGTTCATTTGACGGTGACAATGAGTTGTTTAGACAAGAGCAGAATAGCAGGAATGAGGATCAAGAGCATACGATTAATTATGGAGGTGATTACTTCTGGGGGCAAAACAAGTTAAGTTTTGAGGGGGTTTTTAATACTGAGGATGAAAATGATTTTCAATCTAGCAGTGCGTTTGTACAAAACCTTGATACGGAAGAGTTTTTGACTCGGTATGTTAGAAATAATACTGAAACTGAAGAGAATTACACTTATGATAATGCCTTAATTTATGAAAGGGATTTTGATGATAAAGATAAATTTTTCAGGGCTTTAGCTAGTGTATCTATCAGAGACCAAGTGGAAGATCAAAATATAGCCATTTACAACAACACTCTTAGCGCAGAAGGTGATGCTGACAGAACCGAAGGTAGCACTACCGATGAGTTTAGAAATACATCAGTAATTCAAGTAGATTATGCAACACCCATTTTAAGTGGTCTTGTAGAAACGGGATATAAATCTATATTTAGAAAGTTTGATAATGACTACATATATGGGCTAATCGATAATCAAGGGGAAATTAATCCATATGACAGCATAAGCAACCGATTTGTCTATCAGGATCAGATACATGCACTTTATGCTATTTTTTCAGATAGTATTCCAAATTTCAATTACGCTGTTGGAATAAGAGCTGAGCAAACTATTTTGGAGAATGAGTTATCCAACGTAAATACATCATTAGTAGATGAAGAGGATTTATCTAATAATCAGCAATATTTAGATTTCTTTCCAAGCGTGCAATTAGCGTATCATGTAAATGATAATAATACTGTAAAAGCTACTTATTCTAGAAGAATTGATAGACCAAACGGCTGGCGGTTAAATCCATTCCCAGATTTTGCTGATTCATTAAATGTAAGGGTAGGAGAGCCTAATCTTCAACCTGAGTATATCAATTCTTTTGAGTTGGGGCATATGTTTCAAAAGGGAGGTTTTACCTTAACGACTAATGGGTTTTATAGAAGGATTAATGGTCAAGTGGATTGGATTGTAAGGGTAGAAGATGGTGTTTCGTATCGTGGACCTCAAAACCTAAACACTGGAGATTTTTATGGGTTGGAATTTATTAACACCACTGATATTACAAAATGGTGGAATTTAAATGCCAGCTACTCAATATTTCAGTCGGTTATTGATGGTACTAATATTGGTGCGGAAGAACCAAATCGAGGCCTTTCATGGTATGCTAAAGTAACAACTGATATCAACTTACCTTTTGACATTAATTTACAATTTACCGGAAATTACATGGCGCCAGAAATTGAGGCTCAGGGGAGAGATTTAGCCCGGTATTATATAGACGGGAGTTTGCAGAGATATTTCTTTGATAAGCAATTAACCATAAGTGCTAGTTTTAGGGATTTATTTGATACCCGTAATTTTAGGGGAGAGAATTTTGGCCCTGGGTTTGAGCAAACTTTTACGAGAAAAAGAGAAACCCAAATAGTACTATTTACCGCTTCTTATAATTTTAAGGCTGATTAGAAAAATCAAAAAAGCTCTGAAAAAAGAGCTTTTTTGATTTATATAACTATTTTTTTAACAATTTGCTATTGCTCGATAACATCCCTTTTTTGGTCTGCGACCAGATAATTATCTGGTAATAGCCATTTGCAAGATCTGAAATATCAAGTTGGATACTATTTCCACCTTCCATATTTTCCTGTTTAACCGTTTGTCCACTGGTATTTACAAATTGTATAACAGAACTACCTACTTCTTGATCGAAATCAATAGCGATTTGGTTAGAAGCTGGATTTGGGTATAGTTTAACATTGAATAATTTAGACTCGAATTCTATTTTTACGACAGGTGAATACTCATTCTCTCCGTCAAAGTCAAATTGTTGCAGTCGGTAGTAGCTAATATTCCCATGTGAAGAGTAATCAGTATAATCATATTCAATAGTTTTAGAACTATTGCCATTTCCTTCGACCATTCCTATTGTTTCAAAATCTTTACCGTTAGTTGATTTCTGAATTTCAAAATGAGAATTATTTTTTTCTGATGCAGTTGCCCATTTCAATAAAACACCATTCTGCTTTTGCTCGGCCTCAAAATTCAATAGTTGTACAGGTAGTGCCCCTTCTGAAGATGCGCCTATGGCAAAATCACTAAATCCCGTTAAGTTTGCTCGGCTTACTGTGATGGGGTCAGTAAAACTGCCGCCTTCATTTGTTGAAGAATACTCTCCTAATACAGTCCAACTTTCACTTGCATTCTCCCTCTTAAGCAAGATGTGATTTCCTGCATCATTCCCATTTACATGCCCTGTAGAAGTTACAGAAATATTGTAATTGTAAACACCAGATGCATTAGTTGGAGTAATGGTCCAGAATCCATAGTCAAGTACTTGCTCGATGGCATTTCCATTTATTTCAAGATTTAAGCCAGAAATATCGGCAAAGCTGGGGTCTGCATTAGCTTCTGTGAAATATACATCAATACAGCTACTTGCTGACATACTATTGAAGTTGATATCTACGGATTGCTTATAAGTTGAACTACCAACTGGTAATTCATAGTCAATACCTGTGGTAACGCACCTTCTTAAAGTTCCAACTATATAAGCATTTTCAGCTACTATTATGCCGTTTTGAGCTGTATTACTTGCTTGTATAAAGCCATTGGAACTTATTAATTTTCCTGCCAATAGTTCTAATTGGGTGCTCACTATCACTGAATTTTCAATTTCAATTTGACCATTGCTTACATTTAAAATTAACTGAGATAACTCGTTTTGCGTATTGTCATAAATGATTTTTCCCGCATCATCAGCAGATGAAATGTTAAGTGTAGAGCCTGCTGTCGATGCTAATAGACCATTTGTACTTTGAGCATAACCATTGAGTTGTAATGTATTATCAGCGATATTAAATATTCCTGTTGCTAAAATTAAAGTGTCAGCAATTTGTAAACTACCACTAAGAGCTAACCCACTTCCATTATTCAATCTTAGCTTTCTTAGGTCACTTATTGATGGTGGAACAACAATACCCGCTGTAGTGCCTTCAACATTTAAAGTTGAAGTCGCATCCATGATTAAGTTATTGGAATTTCCACTAATCGGATTTCTGATGGTTAAGCTGTTATTTCCAACATATAGTTGGCCATTTTGTAGATTAATGGCTCTGTTGGTTGAAAGATCATTTTCCAGATTCACACCATTGCCATTATTAATAATTAATCCATTGATCCTACCCATAATCCATTGGGTGTTAGTTCCGACCATTGTGATATTCCCATTTCCTGTATATTCTGATCCTAAATTGGTTAAATTACCATAAACGTCTAAATTTCTACTAGCATTCACGGTCAGTTTGGCATTTTCATTAATGATAAGATTATTCACCTCAGCAGCTCCATTGATTACTGGGTAATTCCCGCCTATAGGATTGCCGGGAATCACAGCAGAAATCATCTCAGATGGTACTCCTGCTGACCAGTTATTGGCAGCGTCCCAAACTGTAGTATTTCCTAGCCAAACATTACCCACGAATAATTCAAATGTTTCTGTTGTGCTGCATGTTCCGTCATCTACTGTAACACTGATAGTTACTAAACCAAATTGCCCATTTTCGGGTGTGATTTGTAGAAATCTATTGGCGTCACCACCATCAACTGTGATATTTCCATCCTGAACCAAGCTTTGATCCGAACTGCTTGCTACTACAACTAAATCCCCCGCATCAACATTGGCATCATTTACCGTGAAATTAATATTCGGAGATCCAGTGTTTATATCTAATATAACATCATCAAATTCAGTGATGCTTGGCGCTTCATTATCTTGAACTTCTATATCAACACTACCAGCATTATTGGTGAAATCGGAGTCGTTTTGATTATAAGACCGTACACTCGCATAGGCTGTAATGGTATTACCATCTTGCACCGCATTTACAGTCCCCATCATTTCTAAGGTTACTGTTTCACCATTTCCAATAAATGGAATTCTCCAGAAACCACTTTCCTGATTATACGCACCTCTTTGCGCTTCAAAACCGGTAGGAGTGAAGCCTGATGGTAGGGCAGAAGTGACCACTACATTGGTGGCATTATTTGGACCATTGTTTGAAATTTCAACGGTATAGGTTACCAAACTATTGACACAAGGCGTGTTCGAATCAGAAGTAAAAGCAACAGATAAATCAGATACTTGTGAGGGAGTTTCCCCAAAGATCATCATTCGGTTCATACCTCTACCATTAATATAAAGCCTTTCATTTAAATCGAAATTAATACCGTATGGTAGGCTCATGTTTCTATTTGATGGTTGACCAGTATTTCCATTTCCATCATTGAAATTTACTGATTCAGTAAAATTTCTCTGGCCTAAAACCACATCAGCGTTGGCACCATTGGTTTCAGGGATTTCATTGAATATTAGTGCTCGGTGGTTATTAAAATCAGCTATTGCCATAACACCTGATGGCGAAACTGTAACCCCAGGGAAACTAAATTTTGACGCACTTACACCGTTTGTTCGAGTATTGAAAGTACCTTGACCTACCACTACGTCTGCATTTGCCCCATCTGTGGTAGGAATAGAGTTGAAAACTAGAATTCTGTAATTATAATCCTCCGCTATCAATAGTTTGCCATCAGGAGATATAGAGGTGTTCCAAGGATCACCAATTCTATTGCGCGCAGTACCTCTTCCTGTATTGTTCCATCCAGTCTGACCAATTAAAACATCTGCTTCTGCATTATTGGAAGTAGGTATTTTATTATAAATTAATACTCTATTGTTTTCTCTATCAGTAACAATCATTTTACCACTAGGTGTAATTTGAATATCAGTAGGATATCTTAATCCACTTCTACCTGCACCTCGATCTCTTGTGCCGAAACTACTTTGTCCAATAACAACATCTGCTTCAGCATTATTAGTAGTGGGTATTTCATTAAAAATTAATATTCTATTATTCTCTGAGTCAGCAATTAATAGTTTGTTTCCATCTGGACTGAAAGTCACACCATTAGGATTCCATAATCTATTACTGCTAGTGCCAGATCCAGTGTTAGTGAAATTTGATTGACCTACGACAACATCAGCTGGTTCTCCATCGGAAGTAGGAACTGAATTCCATATTAAAACACGGTTAGTTGTTTGAGAACCTACTGCTAATACTCCTTTTACACTTACCGCTGAACTATTAGAACCTGGAGCTATTATATCAGAAGGTGTTGTTAACCCCGTGGTGAAATCAGGCTGACCTACCACGATTTTTGCGGAGTCAAAATTGTTGAAAATCTGGCGGAATACTTCTACCTCAAAAGTTTTGATGATAGGGCAAGTACCATCCGAAAGCTCGATAGTGACAGTTGTCGTCCCAAACTGATTTAAAGCTGGTCGTATTGTTAATTCCCTGTTTTCTCCGCTTCCTCCTACTGTTATGTTAGCATTAGGTAAAAGAGTCTGATTAGAGGAACTTATCGAAATTATTAAATCATCAGCAGCAGTTTCAGTATCTTCTACTGTAAAAGGAATTGGAGCGGATATGCCATTATAAGGAGCGGTTTGATCAGCAATTGTAGACAATTGAGGGCTTGAATTAGAACCCACAGATAAGCTTACTGAAGCACTGTTGTTGGAAAGATTTGGATCAGAAGCTGATGCACTAAGAATTTCGGCATTGGCGTTAATGGTGCTTCCTTCCATGCCAGCATTTACTGACACAATTACCTCCAAAACAGCCGTTTCGTTGGCTGCTAAAGAATTAATAGTATAAAGGCCTGTCGTCTCATTGTAAGTTCCATTTGAAGCATTAGCCGATACAAAAGATAGGCCTGACGGCAGATTGAATTCTGCTTCAATGTTAGAGCTGTTTGATGCAGAGGAATTCACCACTTCTAATGAATAGATAAATTCCTGGTCGGCACAAAGCTCTGCTACATTTGGGAATAAGTTGATGCCTAGGTCGTTTACTTGAGGTGTATATGTGAATTTCAATCCATTAGTTGGAACCGAAGTATACCAAAGCTTGACAGTGCTATTTGCGCTGTTACCAAATAGCGTATTGGTAACATTCCATTCATCATAATCATCGTAAGATCGATTAGAAAAATTTGAGATATTAGAACCATTAATACCGACATTTGCTGTGAAATCACGGAAAAAATCAAAGAAATTATAATCTATTTCATTGTTACCATAATGAAATTCAATCGAGCCATTATTTTCATACAATCGAACCTGGAAGTTTAGCTCACTATTTCTAGGCTGAATTTTATAATTGTCCCATTGTATTACGAGTACTCTGTTAGGAGCTGAACCAATAACTTGCCTTCTGATGCTGGATCCATTTTGAGCTTCCAAATCAGCTCCCATGGGGCTTACCACTAAAGTTCTCTCTGTCAAAGGAGCAATGCTGTTTGATCCTCCTGACCCTAAAACTAAATAACCGTTTATGGAGACACCTATGGTATTGTAAGAATTTTCTAGATATTCAAAATCAAATCCAAAGTTAATATTATTGAAAAATTGATTATCATGATTCCTGTTATTTGTAATGACAGTACCCCCCGTTATTTCTTGGTAGGGTTCAATAGTAGCTTCAAATTCATAATCAGAAATATTCTGAGCGTAGCCTATGTTTTCTGAGTATAATACAAAAAGTGAAAATACAAGTAGTAGTTTTAGGTACTTCATATTGGGCAATTTTATAATAATTTAATAATGCAAAATTACATAATATTATACCTGAAGAAGCTTTTTTTTGACCTATAGAGTAGATAAATCGATGAGTTAATGAAAATATTCGTTAAAGGTGTGGGTACCGGAATAATACAATTGAATGTTTTAATTGTACGATAATTATTACACCAAAATACTGAGAGGTATAAATAAAAAATCCTGCTTTAGATGTTTTTAAAGCAGGATTTTAAAAATGAATTATTTAATGTTACTTAAATTTTGTCCCAAACATTACCTAAATACTTCTCGAAAGGAACGTGTTCTAAATCATATGCTTCAGCTACTGCATCATAAACCACATCTCCTTTGATCACATTTAATCCTAAAGCTAAATCCCTGTTTTCTTGGCAAGCTTTTACCCATCCTTTATCAGCTAATTGGATGGCATAAGGAAGCGTAGCATTGGTTAAAGCCAATGTAGAAGTGT
Protein-coding sequences here:
- a CDS encoding outer membrane beta-barrel family protein — its product is MKYILILVVSLVFINPVFCQNATVEGIVSDPDSGKVIPFAQVAFYQENSSSPVTGATTASDGSFNIPIEAGEYRMVVSFVGYQDFEKQVSIPTSGLDIGEIGLSIEEEIMEEVVVKGNERKTPVMATMEGMTIKPDQTIANIGGTLLDILRNTPSVNVSDDGSVSLRGSGSTNVLIDGRNSALATDLEQIPASAIEEVEIINNPNAKYDASSDGGVINIKLKRGEELGTNARAEITMGTRMRTNANVSASRRTTKFAFYGGYSFRQWPRVGSRETERISSFDGDNELFRQEQNSRNEDQEHTINYGGDYFWGQNKLSFEGVFNTEDENDFQSSSAFVQNLDTEEFLTRYVRNNTETEENYTYDNALIYERDFDDKDKFFRALASVSIRDQVEDQNIAIYNNTLSAEGDADRTEGSTTDEFRNTSVIQVDYATPILSGLVETGYKSIFRKFDNDYIYGLIDNQGEINPYDSISNRFVYQDQIHALYAIFSDSIPNFNYAVGIRAEQTILENELSNVNTSLVDEEDLSNNQQYLDFFPSVQLAYHVNDNNTVKATYSRRIDRPNGWRLNPFPDFADSLNVRVGEPNLQPEYINSFELGHMFQKGGFTLTTNGFYRRINGQVDWIVRVEDGVSYRGPQNLNTGDFYGLEFINTTDITKWWNLNASYSIFQSVIDGTNIGAEEPNRGLSWYAKVTTDINLPFDINLQFTGNYMAPEIEAQGRDLARYYIDGSLQRYFFDKQLTISASFRDLFDTRNFRGENFGPGFEQTFTRKRETQIVLFTASYNFKAD
- a CDS encoding membrane protein, which codes for MAKAISKFWEQLYQRLLSEKMKERSEKVIIIIAIAGFFIHLSLIILNKLDIFESVNSSSLLDNPIAAIYTPFSFILVYEVYLLVYFLPKSITIYIGKQYEIILLVLIRRLFKDLAQLDLESSWFSSKDDLQFTYDIGTSIIIFALIFIFYYLNTKRTSAQKKELSKREQTQRFIETKKRFSVLLIPFLFGLAVYSFGDYFYEVFFSASHRIDSIKNTNNIFFDEFFTILILSDVLLLLISYTHTSSFRSVIRNSGFVISTILIKISFSTDGILNDILVVSAITFGVLILWIHNFYEKIELPSDT
- a CDS encoding DinB family protein, with the translated sequence MIWLKDVIKDLKEIEETTVNEFQYLSEEELVWKPDPDKWSIAECLQHIIIANSTYIKDIEKRLQKAEVKTIEYPINFSITGKLFLYAVDPKYKWKVPAPKIFKPVKENKVEKGHETLKEFLKLQDEIIGVSLKACAYDHQHVHTYSPLSKLLRFNVGEQLYIMMRHTKRHINQAKRVKNQLPKTVV
- a CDS encoding RidA family protein, yielding MEEIIRNSNRAPLPVGLYPHARKVGDLLFLSGVGPRKKDSNTIPGVELDEKGEIKSYDIETQCKSVFENVRMILEDCGSSWDKLVDVQVFLTNMKDDFSTFNKVYAECFKDIQPCRTTVEINALPTPIAIELKCVAEL
- a CDS encoding T9SS type A sorting domain-containing protein, which codes for MKYLKLLLVFSLFVLYSENIGYAQNISDYEFEATIEPYQEITGGTVITNNRNHDNQFFNNINFGFDFEYLENSYNTIGVSINGYLVLGSGGSNSIAPLTERTLVVSPMGADLEAQNGSSIRRQVIGSAPNRVLVIQWDNYKIQPRNSELNFQVRLYENNGSIEFHYGNNEIDYNFFDFFRDFTANVGINGSNISNFSNRSYDDYDEWNVTNTLFGNSANSTVKLWYTSVPTNGLKFTYTPQVNDLGINLFPNVAELCADQEFIYSLEVVNSSASNSSNIEAEFNLPSGLSFVSANASNGTYNETTGLYTINSLAANETAVLEVIVSVNAGMEGSTINANAEILSASASDPNLSNNSASVSLSVGSNSSPQLSTIADQTAPYNGISAPIPFTVEDTETAADDLIISISSSNQTLLPNANITVGGSGENRELTIRPALNQFGTTTVTIELSDGTCPIIKTFEVEVFRQIFNNFDSAKIVVGQPDFTTGLTTPSDIIAPGSNSSAVSVKGVLAVGSQTTNRVLIWNSVPTSDGEPADVVVGQSNFTNTGSGTSSNRLWNPNGVTFSPDGNKLLIADSENNRILIFNEIPTTNNAEADVVIGQSSFGTRDRGAGRSGLRYPTDIQITPSGKMIVTDRENNRVLIYNKIPTSNNAEADVLIGQTGWNNTGRGTARNRIGDPWNTSISPDGKLLIAEDYNYRILVFNSIPTTDGANADVVVGQGTFNTRTNGVSASKFSFPGVTVSPSGVMAIADFNNHRALIFNEIPETNGANADVVLGQRNFTESVNFNDGNGNTGQPSNRNMSLPYGINFDLNERLYINGRGMNRMMIFGETPSQVSDLSVAFTSDSNTPCVNSLVTYTVEISNNGPNNATNVVVTSALPSGFTPTGFEAQRGAYNQESGFWRIPFIGNGETVTLEMMGTVNAVQDGNTITAYASVRSYNQNDSDFTNNAGSVDIEVQDNEAPSITEFDDVILDINTGSPNINFTVNDANVDAGDLVVVASSSDQSLVQDGNITVDGGDANRFLQITPENGQFGLVTISVTVDDGTCSTTETFELFVGNVWLGNTTVWDAANNWSAGVPSEMISAVIPGNPIGGNYPVINGAAEVNNLIINENAKLTVNASRNLDVYGNLTNLGSEYTGNGNITMVGTNTQWIMGRINGLIINNGNGVNLENDLSTNRAINLQNGQLYVGNNSLTIRNPISGNSNNLIMDATSTLNVEGTTAGIVVPPSISDLRKLRLNNGSGLALSGSLQIADTLILATGIFNIADNTLQLNGYAQSTNGLLASTAGSTLNISSADDAGKIIYDNTQNELSQLILNVSNGQIEIENSVIVSTQLELLAGKLISSNGFIQASNTAQNGIIVAENAYIVGTLRRCVTTGIDYELPVGSSTYKQSVDINFNSMSASSCIDVYFTEANADPSFADISGLNLEINGNAIEQVLDYGFWTITPTNASGVYNYNISVTSTGHVNGNDAGNHILLKRENASESWTVLGEYSSTNEGGSFTDPITVSRANLTGFSDFAIGASSEGALPVQLLNFEAEQKQNGVLLKWATASEKNNSHFEIQKSTNGKDFETIGMVEGNGNSSKTIEYDYTDYSSHGNISYYRLQQFDFDGENEYSPVVKIEFESKLFNVKLYPNPASNQIAIDFDQEVGSSVIQFVNTSGQTVKQENMEGGNSIQLDISDLANGYYQIIIWSQTKKGMLSSNSKLLKK